The following proteins are encoded in a genomic region of Streptomyces sp. NBC_01723:
- a CDS encoding magnesium and cobalt transport protein CorA produces MSMIRDLRAAVRPSRVSLRKDTGAYDTTRDPGNPSAVVDCAVYRDGARVETDTPLTPHTAMRQVRRDGGFVWIGLHEPTEDEFAGIAREFGLHPLAVEDAVQAHQRPKLERYDDSLFTVFKTIHYVDHDELTASSEVVETGEVMCFTGRDFFITVRHGGKGSLRALRHRLQEDPELLLKGPSAVLHAIADHVVDGYIAVADAVQDDIDEVETEVFSPGRKGSPRGTDAGRIYQLKREVLEFKRAVAPLLRPMLLLSERPMRLIDPEIQKYFRDVADHVARVQEQVVGFDELLNSILQANLAQASVAQNEDMRKITSWAAIIAVPTMVCGVYGMNFDYMPETHWKFGYPLVLSVTVVLCLGIHRTLKRNGWL; encoded by the coding sequence ATGTCGATGATCCGTGACCTGCGCGCCGCGGTCCGCCCGTCCCGCGTCTCTCTGCGCAAGGACACCGGCGCCTACGACACCACCCGCGACCCGGGCAACCCGTCCGCCGTCGTCGACTGCGCCGTCTACCGCGACGGTGCTCGCGTCGAGACGGACACGCCGCTGACCCCGCACACGGCGATGCGCCAGGTGCGCCGCGACGGCGGCTTCGTGTGGATCGGTCTGCACGAGCCCACCGAGGACGAGTTCGCCGGTATCGCCCGGGAGTTCGGTCTGCACCCGCTGGCCGTGGAGGACGCCGTCCAGGCCCACCAGCGGCCCAAGCTGGAGCGCTACGACGACTCCCTGTTCACCGTCTTCAAGACCATCCACTACGTCGACCACGACGAGCTGACCGCCAGCAGCGAGGTCGTCGAGACCGGCGAGGTCATGTGCTTCACCGGGCGGGACTTCTTCATCACCGTCCGGCACGGCGGCAAGGGCTCCCTGCGCGCGCTGCGGCACCGGCTCCAGGAGGACCCCGAGCTGCTGCTCAAGGGCCCCTCGGCGGTGCTGCACGCCATCGCCGACCACGTCGTGGACGGCTACATCGCGGTCGCCGACGCGGTGCAGGACGACATCGACGAGGTCGAGACGGAGGTGTTCTCGCCGGGCCGCAAGGGCAGCCCGCGCGGCACGGACGCCGGCCGGATCTACCAACTCAAGCGCGAGGTGCTGGAGTTCAAGCGGGCGGTGGCGCCGCTGCTGCGCCCCATGCTGCTGCTGAGCGAGCGGCCGATGCGGCTGATCGACCCCGAGATCCAGAAGTACTTCCGGGACGTCGCCGACCACGTGGCCCGGGTGCAGGAACAGGTCGTGGGCTTCGACGAGCTGCTGAACTCGATCCTCCAGGCCAACCTCGCCCAGGCGTCCGTCGCGCAGAACGAGGACATGCGCAAGATCACCTCGTGGGCGGCGATCATCGCCGTACCGACGATGGTGTGCGGGGTGTACGGGATGAACTTCGACTACATGCCGGAGACCCACTGGAAGTTCGGGTATCCGCTGGTCCTGTCCGTCACCGTCGTCCTCTGCCTGGGCATCCACCGCACGCTCAAGCGCAACGGCTGGCTCTGA